A region of the Nitrospira sp. genome:
TCGTCTATTGGTCGACCGCGTGTGGCCACGAGGTTGCAAGAAAGAACGGCTGCGCCTTGATGCGTGGCAAAAAGATCTGGCCCCGAGCACAGCGCTCCGTCAATGGTTTAGCCACGACCCCCGGAAATGGGACTGTAAGCTCCCCGCAAATCGAGG
Encoded here:
- a CDS encoding DUF488 family protein, with product MVRIKRLYSEASSQDGLRLLVDRVWPRGCKKERLRLDAWQKDLAPSTALRQWFSHDPRKWDCKLPANRG